ATGTAATGCGTGATGCGGAGTTTTGTCCCTTTTTTCCGCATTACGCTTCCATGAACACTGATCATAACATTTAACTGGTTGGAGGGAAGTGACAGAAAAAAAGGGAAGTGCAAAAACCCTCTGACAAGTTAAGGAAGGAGATGAGATGGCTGAATTAGGATAACCTGTTGCAATTGAAGATTAGCAATAAAAACTGAGAACTTCTGTTGGGACAGTACTGCATTGGTATAATGTTCTCGACTTCTTTGGTAATACCTGCATTTTTGGAGAAAATTTTCCTACATGGTTTGCAGGCTGCAGCCAATATGCCTGCTTTCTGTATAAACATGTTTTCTTATCAAAGCAAACAAGGAAGAAAAGGTAAGGCATATCAGTTTTACTTTGTCACAGAAACCAAAATTGTCCTGTGTTACTGGTGCGTTTGAGCTTTTGCAACATCTGGCCTTTGTTGCGTTTGAGCTTTTGCAACATCTGGCCTTTGGATGTTCTCCCCTATTTCTTCACACTCGTAAGCCACTTTCAGAATATAGTTACCAATTACTCCAgctttgatatttcaatctaaGCACCCAATCATATCCTTTTCAACTGATAGGAAATCAAATGAATGCTGTTTGCCAATTACAATGTAGCTGCTTGATGGAAATTGTACATTAGTTGGTGTTATGTATAGATAATTTATGTTCATATTGCTCCAATGTGGTTAACCGGTATTGTCACTCTTGCAGATATACTAAAATTGTACTTTTCATCTGTGTTCTTAGTgctttgagttttaaaaatattctgtAGTAATGCAATAAAAGGTATTTGTCAACTCTTAAGGAAACGGACCTTGTATTTCATACAATTAACTATGAAGAAATTGTGTTGTACAAGTTTCATGATTTTGCTACTGTAGGTATGTGATGCACTTGAGGACATGATGGAAGCAGGTGGAAACATAGTTGATCATCATGGTTGTGATTTCTTTCCTGAACGTTGCTTCGATAGAGTGGTGGTTCTTCAAACCGACAATACTGTCTTGTATGATAGATTAAGTAGAAGGTACACCAtcaattgatattttttttgttctcaTATATTCCTCTTGGTGTTGCTCATACAAATCTGTCTCGACTTTCTGAATTTACCAGGGGCTACACAGGTCAAAAGCTCACCAATAATATTGAATGcgaaatatttcaaattttgctGGAGGAGGCAAAGGAGAGTTATCCAGAGGATATTGTGGTGGCACTTGGAAGTGATTCTGTTGAAGATATAAGCAAAAATGTGGAGATGCTGTCAAATTGGATCAGTAGTTGGAACCCTGTTTCAATTTTTAGATGATCCTTTGCAAATTCACATAGAATTATGTACAGATGAGTAGTGTCTCTCACGCCACAATTGCAATTACATGGGATTGAGAATGTCTCAAATAGAT
This sequence is a window from Capsicum annuum cultivar UCD-10X-F1 unplaced genomic scaffold, UCD10Xv1.1 ctg67665, whole genome shotgun sequence. Protein-coding genes within it:
- the LOC124893952 gene encoding adenylate kinase isoenzyme 6 homolog, producing MMEAGGNIVDHHGCDFFPERCFDRVVVLQTDNTVLYDRLSRRGYTGQKLTNNIECEIFQILLEEAKESYPEDIVVALGSDSVEDISKNVEMLSNWISSWNPVSIFR